A single Saccharolobus shibatae B12 DNA region contains:
- a CDS encoding GH12 family glycosyl hydrolase domain-containing protein, with product MNKLIPILVVVIIILGIIAFLEFDKFQQNTSLTKSTNIYALFPGRNHSFNIVANYSGNYADALVIVNSSTNATLMASPFLWNIGYALGNVNMTFNNNYLHVAINLSQINKISLNVVDGYPGLMYGQELWWPFEYRTAQLQSLYLPMIVSHLSNFYSILNYSVYLINGSIDDFSYDIWLSQNPNITSLQYGDFEIMIWMYWTENLSHVPYFIYVGNMTIPTLINGKIQNLSWEVYVLPRTGSANGWTGVYFLSPLKERKAEFGVPIAYILKNMGQFIENAGMNIYNPNTYYLDAIQVGMEFSDNHGTAIMGYYLYSWRIWILS from the coding sequence ATGAATAAGCTAATTCCCATACTAGTCGTGGTAATAATCATTCTTGGCATAATTGCGTTTCTAGAATTTGACAAGTTTCAACAAAATACTAGTTTAACTAAAAGCACTAATATTTACGCCTTGTTCCCTGGTCGTAATCACTCTTTCAATATAGTTGCGAACTATTCCGGTAATTACGCAGATGCTTTAGTAATAGTGAACTCGTCTACAAATGCCACTTTGATGGCTTCACCCTTTTTATGGAATATAGGATATGCTTTAGGAAACGTTAACATGACGTTTAATAATAATTATTTACACGTAGCGATAAATCTATCTCAAATAAACAAGATTTCGTTGAACGTGGTTGATGGTTATCCAGGTTTAATGTACGGTCAAGAATTGTGGTGGCCATTTGAGTATAGAACAGCACAACTTCAGTCCCTTTACTTGCCTATGATTGTTTCCCATTTATCTAACTTCTACTCAATTCTTAATTACTCCGTTTACCTCATTAATGGGAGTATTGACGATTTCTCCTATGATATTTGGCTTTCCCAAAATCCCAACATAACTTCTTTACAATATGGCGATTTTGAAATAATGATTTGGATGTATTGGACCGAAAACTTGTCCCATGTTCCATATTTCATATATGTCGGCAACATGACAATCCCAACACTTATAAATGGTAAGATCCAGAACTTGAGTTGGGAAGTATACGTATTGCCTAGAACTGGTTCTGCCAATGGTTGGACTGGAGTTTACTTTTTGTCACCCTTAAAAGAACGCAAAGCGGAATTTGGAGTACCCATAGCTTATATATTGAAAAACATGGGCCAATTTATTGAGAACGCAGGGATGAATATATATAATCCAAATACGTACTATTTAGATGCAATACAGGTTGGCATGGAGTTCAGTGATAATCACGGTACTGCAATAATGGGTTACTATTTGTATTCATGGCGAATATGGATACTCTCCTAA
- a CDS encoding methyltransferase domain-containing protein, which yields MGKIAEKRGIKVKRAYAEELPIESESYDTVLLNGVIHYLKDPVKSL from the coding sequence ATGGGTAAGATAGCTGAGAAGAGAGGGATAAAAGTGAAAAGAGCCTACGCTGAGGAATTACCAATTGAGAGTGAGAGTTATGATACGGTACTTCTGAACGGAGTTATACACTACTTAAAGGACCCAGTTAAATCACTATAA
- a CDS encoding MFS transporter → MNWKLVVLAIGMSLTFWDIFNVPYIINYVSKQFEVSTVIANLPLSAEMIGYAIGGVINGLLSSFKGRKIGLLTSMGLVSLGSLIGFLSQTFSWIIIAEFIIGLGIEGEISVVPAYISETVSAERRGRAVGLVTASGFLTTLIVGPIAVALGGEWRLLFLAGLLVSLIALITRVWLPESPMWIAKKEMKLSWDFGILMMTIVWFLSYFTGYALFSDPIFSFISSHGFTNTALYFTYILYGDPLGVVIGTLLNDNFERKCSVSLVNVLAGVVIVAWFFSSGSLMLIMGFMEMFLQGFKFPTMYAYTAEIFGTRIRTLGYGIADGIGHLGGAIGPIIFSLAYVNMQLLSFIVLAVVAGIAGTIVGIWGIRTTGKPLESIKG, encoded by the coding sequence ATGAACTGGAAATTAGTAGTCTTGGCAATCGGGATGTCGTTAACCTTTTGGGATATATTCAACGTTCCGTACATTATAAATTACGTTAGCAAGCAGTTTGAAGTCTCTACAGTTATCGCTAACTTACCATTATCTGCTGAAATGATTGGATATGCAATTGGTGGAGTGATAAACGGATTGCTATCATCATTCAAGGGAAGAAAAATTGGGTTATTAACTTCCATGGGACTTGTATCATTAGGATCTCTAATTGGCTTTTTATCGCAAACGTTTTCATGGATAATCATAGCAGAGTTCATTATAGGATTAGGAATAGAAGGAGAAATCAGTGTAGTGCCAGCTTATATATCAGAAACCGTATCTGCTGAAAGGAGAGGTAGGGCAGTTGGGTTAGTTACAGCCTCAGGCTTTTTAACAACGTTAATTGTGGGACCTATTGCAGTAGCCTTAGGAGGCGAATGGAGATTACTTTTCTTGGCCGGACTTCTAGTTTCTCTGATTGCGTTAATTACTAGGGTTTGGCTGCCTGAATCTCCAATGTGGATTGCCAAAAAGGAGATGAAGTTAAGCTGGGATTTCGGAATCCTCATGATGACTATCGTTTGGTTCTTAAGCTATTTTACGGGTTACGCATTATTTTCTGATCCCATCTTTAGCTTTATTAGCTCTCACGGTTTTACTAATACTGCGTTGTACTTCACTTATATTCTATATGGTGATCCTCTGGGTGTTGTAATTGGTACGTTATTGAACGATAACTTTGAACGTAAATGTAGCGTATCATTAGTAAACGTTCTAGCTGGTGTGGTTATAGTAGCGTGGTTTTTCAGTAGTGGTTCTCTGATGCTAATAATGGGATTTATGGAAATGTTCTTGCAGGGCTTCAAATTCCCCACAATGTACGCTTACACTGCTGAAATTTTTGGAACGAGAATTAGAACTTTAGGTTATGGTATTGCTGATGGTATTGGACACTTAGGCGGTGCAATTGGTCCAATAATCTTTTCCTTAGCGTATGTCAACATGCAATTATTATCATTTATAGTTTTAGCAGTTGTAGCTGGTATTGCAGGGACTATAGTTGGCATATGGGGAATTAGAACTACTGGAAAACCATTAGAGAGTATTAAAGGATAG
- a CDS encoding enoyl-CoA hydratase/isomerase family protein — translation MAKILSERRKDVCWITLNRPEKLNALDKESWSLLAKHLRECNSDQSISAIVLTGNGRAFSAGDDINAMLELKDQRDALDFFNTLYSAIESLVDLKKPLLCAVNGLAYGGGCEILLFCDVIISVEDATFSIPEGKLGLIPPMAISVGYSILGRSITRLVLTGDSITAEEAKTIGLVDIVVKREDLYTEVEEQLEKIKSIDMNSIMTMKYWLKNDKEKIRNAVMELALMSLGDSAKKRMDEFINRKRTR, via the coding sequence ATGGCAAAAATCCTCTCTGAAAGAAGAAAAGACGTTTGTTGGATCACATTAAATAGACCAGAAAAGTTAAATGCCCTAGATAAGGAAAGCTGGAGTCTCTTAGCAAAACACTTGAGGGAGTGTAATAGTGATCAGTCAATTTCAGCAATAGTCTTAACTGGCAATGGAAGAGCTTTCTCCGCAGGAGATGATATCAACGCCATGTTAGAGTTGAAGGACCAAAGAGATGCCCTAGACTTCTTCAACACTTTATATAGTGCAATTGAAAGTCTAGTGGATTTGAAGAAGCCATTATTATGTGCAGTTAATGGGCTTGCTTATGGCGGTGGTTGCGAGATACTGCTTTTCTGTGATGTGATAATTTCAGTTGAAGACGCTACTTTTTCAATTCCAGAAGGAAAGTTGGGGTTAATTCCGCCAATGGCAATATCAGTAGGTTATTCAATATTGGGTAGATCAATTACTAGGCTAGTATTAACTGGAGATTCCATAACTGCTGAAGAGGCTAAAACTATAGGGCTCGTTGATATAGTGGTCAAAAGGGAAGACCTTTATACAGAAGTTGAGGAACAGTTAGAGAAAATCAAGAGTATTGATATGAATTCTATTATGACGATGAAGTATTGGTTGAAAAACGATAAGGAGAAGATAAGAAATGCAGTCATGGAGTTGGCGTTAATGTCATTGGGGGATTCCGCAAAAAAGAGAATGGATGAATTCATAAATAGAAAACGAACACGATAA
- a CDS encoding NAD(P)-dependent alcohol dehydrogenase, with protein sequence MRAVRLVEIGKPLVLKDIDIPKPKGAQVLIKVEAAGVCHSDVHMRQGRFGNLRIVEDLGVKLPVTLGHEIAGKIEEVGDEVVGYSKGDLVAVNPWQGEGNCYYCRIGDEHMCDSPRWLGINYDGAYAEYVLIPHYKYIYKLRRLNAVEASPLTCSGITTYRAVRKASLDPTKTLLVVGAGGGLGTMAVQIAKAVSGATIIGVDVRDEAVEAAKRAGADYVINASIQDVLVEIRRITEGKGVDAVIDLNNSEKTLSVYPRALAKQGKYVMVGLFGADLHFHAPLITLSEIQFVGSLVGNQSDFLGIMRLAEAGKVKPMVTKTMKLEEANEAIDNLENFKAVGRQVLIP encoded by the coding sequence ATGAGAGCAGTTAGATTAGTGGAAATAGGAAAACCTCTCGTTTTAAAAGATATAGATATACCTAAACCTAAGGGAGCACAAGTTTTGATAAAAGTAGAGGCAGCAGGAGTTTGTCATTCTGATGTCCACATGAGACAAGGAAGATTTGGGAATTTAAGAATAGTAGAAGATTTGGGTGTCAAATTGCCGGTAACTTTAGGTCACGAGATTGCGGGAAAAATTGAGGAAGTTGGAGATGAAGTTGTTGGATACTCCAAGGGCGATCTAGTTGCGGTTAATCCTTGGCAAGGAGAAGGAAATTGTTACTATTGCAGAATAGGGGATGAGCATATGTGTGATTCTCCTAGATGGTTGGGAATTAACTATGATGGGGCTTATGCAGAGTACGTATTGATACCCCATTATAAGTATATCTACAAGCTGAGAAGGCTTAATGCAGTAGAGGCTTCGCCGTTAACTTGTTCTGGAATAACCACGTATAGGGCAGTTAGAAAAGCGTCCTTAGATCCAACTAAGACATTACTAGTAGTGGGGGCTGGCGGAGGATTAGGAACGATGGCAGTTCAGATAGCCAAAGCTGTTAGCGGGGCAACGATAATAGGTGTAGATGTGAGGGATGAAGCAGTAGAGGCTGCTAAGAGAGCTGGAGCTGACTACGTAATAAATGCGTCAATCCAAGATGTCTTGGTGGAGATAAGGAGGATAACTGAAGGGAAGGGTGTTGATGCTGTAATAGACCTAAATAACTCCGAGAAAACGCTTTCGGTTTACCCTAGGGCTTTGGCAAAACAAGGCAAATACGTAATGGTAGGATTATTTGGTGCCGATTTGCACTTCCACGCACCTTTAATAACCTTGTCGGAAATACAGTTTGTAGGCAGTTTAGTTGGGAACCAATCAGACTTTTTGGGGATAATGAGATTAGCGGAGGCTGGTAAAGTTAAACCAATGGTAACTAAAACCATGAAATTAGAGGAGGCAAATGAGGCAATTGATAACTTGGAGAATTTCAAGGCTGTCGGAAGGCAAGTGCTCATACCATAA
- a CDS encoding phosphoenolpyruvate carboxykinase (GTP), which translates to MKVSLDFLNDLVHGDALKKLESLNNYRLIEFLSNVVKLCEPDSVHLITGSNGEKEYIRKKALESGEESKLKTSGHTIHFDHPLDQARAREDTFILTDTKIPYVNTKPRNEGLNEILALLKGSMRGREMYVGFYSLGPRNSPFQILAVQVTDSPYVIHSENILYRNAFEDFNNNKQFLRFVHSKGELDIRKRRIMIDLADNTVYSVNTTYAGNSVGLKKLALRLTIMKAVEEGWLSEHMAIVGFNGDKGTHYFTASFPSGSGKTSTSMIGSLISDDLAFIREFDGFPKAVNPEIGVFGIIQGINARDDPIIWEVLHKPGEVIFSNVLMTEDGDVYWEGSELPKPEKGYNYEGRWSRDSGKPASHPNARFTVPLTSFQNLDGNWDNPNGVVIDGIIFGVRDYSTLIPVVEAFSWSHGVVTIGASMESARTSAVIGKSDELEFNPMAILDFMPISLSRYLRNYLNFGKRLRRSPKIFGFNYFLKDENNKFLNSKEDKRIWVSWAAKRVEETTDAIYTPIGFIPFYEDLKALYKRVLGKEYSKEDYEKQFTIKLRRYLEKTERIIGIYLKFEDIPSEVIDELEMQRKRIIDYISKYGDSVSPFKLEKA; encoded by the coding sequence ATGAAGGTTAGTTTAGATTTTTTAAATGATTTAGTTCATGGAGATGCATTAAAAAAATTAGAATCTCTAAATAATTATCGATTAATTGAATTTTTAAGTAACGTCGTTAAGTTATGCGAACCGGATAGTGTACATCTTATAACTGGAAGCAATGGGGAGAAAGAGTATATAAGGAAAAAGGCTCTGGAAAGCGGGGAAGAGAGTAAACTAAAGACTAGTGGACATACTATACATTTTGATCACCCTTTAGATCAAGCTAGGGCTAGAGAGGATACATTCATACTTACTGATACTAAGATCCCCTATGTTAATACTAAACCTAGAAATGAGGGTTTAAATGAGATCCTAGCTTTACTTAAGGGATCAATGAGGGGTAGAGAAATGTATGTGGGATTTTATTCTCTTGGTCCTAGAAATTCTCCCTTCCAAATTTTAGCAGTTCAAGTGACTGATTCTCCGTACGTTATTCATAGTGAAAATATATTATATAGAAATGCATTTGAAGATTTTAATAATAATAAGCAGTTTTTGAGATTTGTCCACTCAAAGGGAGAACTAGATATAAGAAAAAGGAGAATAATGATTGACCTAGCGGATAATACTGTTTATAGTGTTAACACCACTTACGCCGGTAACAGTGTGGGCTTAAAGAAATTAGCTTTAAGGTTAACAATAATGAAAGCTGTAGAGGAGGGCTGGCTCTCCGAGCACATGGCTATAGTGGGGTTCAATGGAGATAAGGGTACACACTACTTCACAGCTTCATTTCCTTCAGGAAGTGGAAAGACCTCTACTTCCATGATTGGGAGTCTAATAAGCGATGATTTAGCGTTTATAAGGGAATTTGACGGCTTTCCTAAAGCAGTAAATCCAGAAATTGGAGTTTTCGGCATTATACAAGGTATAAATGCTAGGGACGATCCAATAATATGGGAAGTCCTCCACAAACCTGGAGAAGTAATATTCTCTAACGTATTAATGACTGAAGATGGTGATGTGTACTGGGAGGGAAGTGAATTACCAAAACCAGAAAAGGGGTATAACTATGAGGGAAGATGGAGTAGGGATAGCGGCAAGCCAGCCTCCCATCCAAACGCTAGGTTTACTGTTCCTTTAACTTCATTCCAGAATTTAGATGGAAATTGGGATAATCCAAATGGTGTCGTTATAGATGGCATAATATTTGGTGTAAGAGACTACAGTACTCTTATTCCAGTTGTTGAGGCCTTCTCATGGTCTCATGGAGTTGTGACTATTGGAGCTTCAATGGAGTCTGCTAGAACCTCAGCTGTAATCGGGAAATCCGATGAGTTAGAGTTTAATCCAATGGCGATTTTAGACTTTATGCCCATCTCGCTCAGTAGGTATTTAAGAAACTATTTGAATTTCGGTAAAAGATTAAGGAGAAGTCCTAAAATATTTGGGTTTAATTATTTTCTAAAAGATGAAAATAATAAATTCTTGAATTCAAAGGAGGACAAGAGAATATGGGTTAGCTGGGCTGCAAAGAGAGTGGAGGAAACTACTGATGCAATCTATACGCCTATTGGCTTCATACCATTTTATGAAGATCTAAAAGCTCTATACAAAAGAGTTTTAGGAAAGGAGTATAGTAAGGAAGATTATGAGAAGCAATTTACAATAAAATTGAGAAGATACTTAGAGAAAACAGAGCGCATAATTGGGATTTACCTTAAATTTGAGGATATTCCCTCTGAGGTTATTGATGAATTAGAAATGCAAAGAAAGAGAATTATTGATTATATTAGCAAGTATGGTGATTCAGTATCTCCATTTAAATTGGAAAAAGCTTGA
- a CDS encoding TIGR00266 family protein, translated as MPQYEILGKDLQYLKVMLGEGEAIYADAGHMVAKQSSVTMKTTMRGGFFGALKREITGGSFFVTEFLGPGEAYLSGVFPGPIVQIQLQGNGILAESHSFLCAENSVNYDATLNKLSVGWLGGEGIFLARFRGYGNVFLHAYGGLIEKYLNPGEKLQVEASHLMAFEEGMRYGIQPVGGIKSLLFSGEGLFFVNVEGPGKIWLHTLTVEQLVASLRPYLPQGQQGGPGFSIRI; from the coding sequence ATGCCTCAGTATGAAATTCTTGGAAAAGATTTACAGTACTTAAAAGTAATGTTAGGTGAAGGAGAAGCAATTTACGCTGATGCAGGGCATATGGTTGCAAAACAAAGTTCAGTGACAATGAAGACTACAATGAGGGGTGGATTTTTCGGTGCTTTAAAAAGGGAAATAACAGGCGGATCATTTTTTGTAACTGAATTTTTAGGTCCAGGGGAAGCATACTTATCCGGCGTCTTTCCTGGCCCAATAGTTCAAATACAACTACAAGGCAATGGAATTCTAGCAGAATCCCATTCTTTCTTATGTGCAGAAAACAGTGTGAATTACGATGCTACTTTAAATAAGCTAAGTGTAGGATGGTTAGGTGGAGAAGGTATATTTTTAGCGAGGTTTAGGGGTTATGGTAACGTATTCTTGCATGCTTACGGAGGTTTAATTGAGAAATACCTTAATCCTGGAGAGAAGTTGCAAGTTGAGGCGTCACATTTAATGGCATTTGAGGAAGGTATGAGATATGGTATTCAACCCGTAGGAGGAATAAAGTCATTGTTGTTCTCTGGAGAGGGTCTATTCTTTGTAAATGTTGAAGGGCCCGGAAAAATATGGCTACATACATTGACTGTTGAACAATTAGTAGCCTCATTAAGACCGTATTTACCTCAAGGTCAGCAGGGTGGTCCAGGCTTTAGTATTAGGATATAA
- a CDS encoding IS110 family RNA-guided transposase — MEAPVAGIDVSKDKLVVYFQGKFYEFPNNKQGFEGVKQILPKGCKIGIESTGVYHINLVKYLGNEYDVRIINPLVLKKFKDFRGKKSDKNDAKKLAELVVNMGSEFITSEARELTSQWDFVTRSIVRVKNRLRRDLVLLGYRDSLSRENLNEVLRGEDNAVLSEVRFLLGELERLEGRKREIEEELENFVPKDSLIFTIPGIGRTLGCIILARVGDVRRFSDKKRFVAYCGLDPVVESSGKGVVSRGISKKGDAVLRRAFYLAALTAIRVNPVIKRFYEEHKGRLKGKELIIACARKLAVITWAVLYYNKPFEADE, encoded by the coding sequence ATGGAGGCCCCAGTTGCAGGAATAGATGTATCAAAAGATAAATTAGTAGTGTATTTCCAAGGTAAGTTTTACGAGTTTCCTAATAATAAGCAAGGGTTTGAGGGAGTAAAGCAAATCTTGCCTAAGGGTTGCAAGATAGGTATTGAAAGTACTGGAGTTTACCACATTAACTTGGTTAAGTATTTGGGTAATGAGTATGATGTTAGGATTATTAACCCCTTGGTGCTCAAGAAGTTTAAGGATTTTAGGGGTAAGAAGAGTGATAAGAATGATGCTAAAAAGCTTGCGGAATTAGTTGTTAATATGGGTAGTGAGTTTATAACGAGTGAGGCTAGGGAGTTAACAAGCCAATGGGATTTTGTGACAAGGAGTATTGTTAGGGTTAAGAACAGGTTGAGGAGGGATTTAGTACTTCTAGGATATAGGGATAGTTTGTCCAGGGAGAACTTGAATGAGGTATTGAGAGGGGAGGATAATGCAGTGTTGTCTGAGGTTAGGTTTCTTTTAGGCGAACTGGAGAGGCTTGAGGGTAGGAAGAGGGAGATTGAGGAAGAGCTTGAGAATTTTGTTCCCAAGGATAGTTTGATTTTCACTATTCCGGGTATTGGTAGGACGCTGGGTTGTATTATTTTGGCTAGGGTTGGTGATGTTAGGCGCTTTTCTGATAAGAAGAGGTTTGTTGCTTATTGTGGTCTTGATCCGGTTGTTGAGTCTAGTGGGAAGGGTGTTGTTTCAAGGGGTATTTCTAAGAAAGGTGATGCTGTTTTGAGGAGGGCTTTTTACCTTGCAGCTTTAACTGCTATTAGGGTTAACCCTGTTATCAAGCGTTTTTATGAGGAGCACAAGGGTAGGTTGAAGGGTAAGGAGTTGATTATTGCTTGTGCAAGGAAGCTTGCTGTTATTACTTGGGCTGTACTGTACTATAATAAGCCCTTTGAGGCTGACGAGTGA
- a CDS encoding AbrB/MazE/SpoVT family DNA-binding domain-containing protein yields the protein MKRNVSKVTRNYQLTIPLEIREFLGIKEGEYVEFEIDDGKVVIKPLRKKWSTVKLRKQVSVEEIEEIANSAFENDSS from the coding sequence ATGAAAAGGAACGTGTCGAAAGTTACTAGGAATTATCAATTAACTATACCTCTTGAGATTAGGGAGTTTCTCGGTATAAAAGAAGGTGAATATGTTGAGTTTGAGATTGATGATGGGAAGGTTGTAATTAAACCCCTTAGAAAGAAGTGGAGTACTGTGAAACTGCGTAAACAAGTAAGTGTTGAAGAAATTGAAGAAATCGCTAACAGTGCATTTGAAAATGATAGTAGTTGA
- a CDS encoding PIN domain-containing protein, whose protein sequence is MIVVDTNVLVYATFEDSKYHKESVNIIQREDVIIPQIVVYEYLKVLSELVPDLNFVKTKTEELTEFNIVCEDMNIILQAINLIKNTKLSLKNINDFIILSFSLYTKSSLATFDVKLRKLAEKNGVNVLPS, encoded by the coding sequence ATGATAGTAGTTGATACTAACGTTTTAGTTTACGCTACATTCGAGGACTCTAAATATCATAAGGAAAGTGTTAATATTATACAAAGGGAAGACGTGATAATTCCACAAATAGTCGTTTATGAGTATCTAAAAGTGTTAAGTGAGCTGGTTCCGGATTTGAACTTTGTAAAAACAAAGACTGAGGAATTAACAGAGTTTAATATAGTGTGTGAGGATATGAATATAATATTACAAGCTATTAATCTTATTAAAAATACAAAACTCTCTCTAAAAAACATTAATGATTTTATAATTCTCTCTTTCTCTCTCTATACAAAGAGTTCCTTAGCAACATTCGATGTAAAACTGAGGAAATTAGCTGAAAAGAATGGTGTCAATGTTCTTCCAAGCTGA
- a CDS encoding HEPN domain-containing protein, whose translation MIPRKYREFAKAYFTIAVRDIQRAKQALSLKDYPECFFYSQQSVEKSVKAMLEVKLVFKKEHDLVADASNYLQELGKDLDTVLDALDYLSGGWSISRYPVINGQDIKTPEEIITEEMCKQGIEYSEKVLKIAESFLRKYGII comes from the coding sequence ATGATACCGAGAAAGTACAGGGAGTTCGCTAAGGCCTATTTCACAATTGCTGTGAGGGACATCCAGAGGGCTAAACAAGCTCTTTCGTTGAAAGATTACCCAGAGTGTTTCTTTTATTCGCAACAATCGGTAGAGAAGAGTGTTAAAGCTATGCTTGAGGTTAAGCTGGTGTTTAAAAAAGAACACGATTTAGTGGCTGATGCCTCTAATTATTTACAAGAATTAGGGAAAGATTTGGATACAGTTCTCGACGCGTTGGACTATTTATCGGGTGGTTGGAGTATATCTAGGTATCCCGTAATCAACGGACAAGACATAAAAACACCGGAAGAAATAATCACTGAGGAGATGTGTAAACAAGGGATAGAGTACTCAGAGAAGGTGTTGAAAATTGCTGAATCTTTCCTTAGAAAATATGGAATTATTTAA
- a CDS encoding nucleotidyltransferase domain-containing protein gives MLNLSLENMELFKLAREKLIRDDVLAIIFFGSRVIGKYRKDSDVDVIIVVKKGGNKDFSKERLSFLKETSVRLDTTVFDEEEFKENLTLGTVMMGVSIAYCIVFDKMGAKELLEKYCDEIKPYNVVLILPYGKFTVGRTIRKCIME, from the coding sequence TTGCTGAATCTTTCCTTAGAAAATATGGAATTATTTAAGTTAGCAAGAGAGAAGTTAATACGAGATGATGTTTTAGCAATAATATTCTTCGGTAGTAGGGTAATAGGTAAGTACAGAAAAGATTCCGACGTTGATGTAATAATCGTAGTTAAAAAAGGCGGTAATAAGGACTTTTCTAAGGAGAGACTTTCATTCCTTAAGGAGACGAGTGTAAGGCTAGACACAACAGTTTTTGACGAGGAGGAGTTCAAGGAGAACTTAACTTTAGGCACAGTAATGATGGGTGTTAGCATAGCATATTGTATAGTCTTTGATAAGATGGGGGCTAAGGAACTATTGGAGAAATACTGTGATGAAATTAAGCCTTATAACGTCGTGTTAATCCTGCCTTATGGTAAATTTACAGTTGGTAGGACTATAAGGAAGTGCATAATGGAATAA
- a CDS encoding CopG family transcriptional regulator has translation MGKTVVISVRIPEELERELKKYGINEVEVIRKALINEVKKAKAKELEERINEVADILKKIPFEDVVKSIREDRESR, from the coding sequence ATGGGAAAGACCGTAGTAATTTCCGTTCGAATTCCAGAGGAGTTAGAAAGGGAATTAAAAAAGTATGGTATAAATGAAGTTGAAGTAATTAGAAAGGCTTTAATAAATGAAGTTAAGAAGGCTAAGGCTAAGGAATTAGAGGAAAGAATAAATGAAGTTGCGGATATATTAAAGAAAATACCGTTTGAGGATGTAGTAAAGAGCATTAGAGAAGATAGGGAAAGTAGATGA
- a CDS encoding type II toxin-antitoxin system VapC family toxin has translation MSYVFDSSSIYKAFSFNKLNILGGNYTVILSKFELGNVIWKEVTIFKRITEGEGEKLYQFLLKVLETMNLEDVKYDEVEKIAIKNRISFYDASYVWLARNLSLPLITEDEKLRKKANGFVSVMSLEEIK, from the coding sequence ATGAGTTACGTATTTGACTCCTCATCAATTTATAAAGCATTTTCATTTAATAAATTAAATATTCTAGGAGGAAACTATACTGTAATTCTATCGAAATTCGAGTTAGGAAATGTTATATGGAAAGAGGTCACAATATTTAAAAGGATTACTGAAGGTGAGGGTGAGAAATTATATCAGTTTTTACTTAAAGTCCTTGAAACTATGAATTTAGAAGACGTAAAATATGATGAAGTTGAAAAGATTGCTATTAAGAATAGAATCTCGTTCTACGATGCATCTTACGTTTGGCTTGCAAGAAATTTAAGTTTACCGTTAATCACTGAAGATGAGAAACTAAGGAAAAAAGCTAATGGATTTGTAAGTGTAATGTCTTTGGAAGAAATTAAATGA
- a CDS encoding AbrB/MazE/SpoVT family DNA-binding domain-containing protein — protein MEVKVHKKGIIVIPVEVRRRLNIKEGSVIELEVEGDKIILKRKMTLLDAYGIDKEMGNSAVKELEKLRKEEVEKENSV, from the coding sequence ATGGAGGTAAAAGTTCACAAGAAAGGGATTATAGTTATCCCAGTTGAGGTTAGAAGGAGGCTTAATATTAAAGAGGGTTCTGTTATAGAGTTAGAGGTTGAGGGCGATAAGATTATTTTAAAACGTAAAATGACCCTCTTGGACGCATATGGTATAGATAAAGAGATGGGGAATTCAGCTGTAAAGGAGTTGGAAAAGCTGAGGAAAGAAGAAGTTGAGAAAGAAAATTCTGTTTGA